The following proteins are encoded in a genomic region of Nicoliella spurrieriana:
- the hxlB gene encoding 6-phospho-3-hexuloisomerase — translation MATSSWKTIVGELGTTDVSVSPTALSMIHDANHIFVAGMGRSGLAIQAFAMRIGQLGKPVTVVGEATAPAFTADDLLIVASGSASTQSIVALVQKAKQLGGKSWLLTATNDSDLERLVTDTTILPGKGKFTTKTNTVQPMGSLFEQSVWLFGDAVTLDYMRQYQITESKMQANHANLE, via the coding sequence TTGGCCACTAGTTCATGGAAAACGATTGTAGGCGAATTAGGGACAACTGATGTGTCCGTAAGCCCCACTGCATTATCAATGATTCACGATGCTAACCACATTTTTGTTGCGGGCATGGGGCGTTCCGGGTTAGCCATTCAAGCGTTTGCAATGCGCATCGGCCAACTTGGGAAGCCGGTGACCGTCGTAGGTGAGGCGACCGCCCCTGCCTTTACCGCTGATGACCTTTTGATCGTTGCATCTGGTTCCGCAAGTACGCAGTCCATCGTGGCACTAGTGCAAAAGGCGAAGCAACTAGGTGGCAAGAGCTGGTTACTTACCGCTACTAATGATAGTGATTTAGAACGGTTAGTGACTGATACGACCATCTTACCTGGAAAGGGAAAGTTCACGACTAAGACCAATACGGTTCAGCCGATGGGCTCGTTGTTCGAACAGTCCGTGTGGCTATTCGGGGATGCAGTGACCTTGGATTACATGCGCCAATACCAAATTACTGAATCGAAAATGCAAGCGAACCATGCTAACTTAGAATAA
- a CDS encoding aldo/keto reductase has protein sequence MKMINFKDAKIPAIGMGTWHMGSDRAAYAQQKATLQYGIEHGATVIDTAEQYGDGDSERLVGDVIKDFDRSQLFVISKFYPFHAERKQMQRALDASLKRLGTDYLDLYLYHWPGSTPLAEVVANMEAMQQSGKVKHWGVSNFDLSDMQDLWSVPGGQHVMANEDLYNIGSRGIDFDLLPWQREHNVPLIAYAPVDEADGRGANLTKQRALVEVAKRHAVTPFQIMLAWAIRDGQTLAIPQTSSEQHMQENIAAGDIELTTDDLQLLDQAFPKPTRHQSLDII, from the coding sequence ATGAAAATGATTAATTTTAAGGACGCCAAAATTCCAGCGATTGGGATGGGGACCTGGCACATGGGGAGTGACCGGGCAGCTTACGCTCAGCAAAAGGCGACCCTCCAATATGGAATTGAACATGGTGCAACCGTGATCGATACTGCCGAACAGTATGGTGATGGTGATTCGGAACGCTTAGTGGGTGACGTAATTAAGGATTTCGATCGTAGTCAGTTATTTGTGATTTCGAAATTTTACCCGTTCCATGCCGAACGTAAGCAGATGCAACGGGCATTGGATGCGAGTCTAAAGCGCTTGGGTACTGATTACTTGGACCTTTATCTATATCATTGGCCCGGCAGTACACCACTGGCCGAAGTCGTTGCTAATATGGAGGCAATGCAGCAAAGTGGGAAGGTCAAGCACTGGGGCGTCTCTAATTTTGATCTCAGTGATATGCAGGACCTGTGGTCGGTTCCCGGGGGTCAGCACGTGATGGCTAATGAGGATTTATATAACATTGGCTCACGGGGGATTGATTTTGATTTGCTACCTTGGCAACGTGAACACAACGTTCCGCTAATCGCATACGCACCGGTTGATGAAGCTGATGGACGGGGAGCAAACTTGACTAAACAACGGGCGTTGGTCGAAGTAGCCAAACGGCATGCCGTTACCCCGTTTCAAATTATGTTGGCGTGGGCAATTCGGGATGGTCAAACCCTGGCGATTCCACAAACCAGCAGTGAACAGCACATGCAAGAAAACATTGCCGCTGGCGACATTGAATTGACTACTGACGACTTACAGTTGTTGGACCAAGCGTTTCCTAAGCCAACCAGGCATCAATCATTAGATATTATTTAA